Proteins from a genomic interval of Channa argus isolate prfri chromosome 11, Channa argus male v1.0, whole genome shotgun sequence:
- the LOC137136594 gene encoding piwi-like protein 2, with the protein MYLRMALCWMSCTEWDKSAKDTFALMDGTKTTFVEYYREHYGITINKIDQPLLRHWPKERSKPGGKQIITGGMLLVPELSFMTEEMRK; encoded by the exons ATGTATTTGAGAATGGCTCTGTGCTGGATGTCAT GTACTGAGTGGGACAAGTCAGCCAAAGACACCTTCGCTTTAATGGATGGCACTAAAACCACCTTTGTGGAATATTACAG agaaCATTATGGCATTACTATCAATAAGATCGACCAACCCCTGCTTAGGCATTGGCCAAAGGAGAGATCCAAACCAGGAGGGAAG caaatcaTTACTGGAGGGATGCTTTTGGTTCCAGAGCTTTCCTTCATGACTgaggaaatgagaaaatga